The following are from one region of the Penaeus monodon isolate SGIC_2016 chromosome 19, NSTDA_Pmon_1, whole genome shotgun sequence genome:
- the LOC119585373 gene encoding LOW QUALITY PROTEIN: carnitine O-palmitoyltransferase 2, mitochondrial-like (The sequence of the model RefSeq protein was modified relative to this genomic sequence to represent the inferred CDS: inserted 3 bases in 3 codons): MGLTIGKRRFVRPFHTSFVCQSVSIKDDSYQYIQKPKVPTMHFQKSLLRLPIPELEKTCARYLRSQKAILSPEEYQVTEKAVEHFKTGAGLDLQDQHDKANKHTSYISGPWFDMYLRDRVPVVLNYNPFLAFLPEEKPGYSDPVIRASNILVSSMRFMHTLREEVLEPVVYHLNPAKTDNQQFRNIVRWIPSLLDAFVFFLFQVFPLDMSQFGNLFNSTRIPEFGKDRXKCNPDARHMLMMKNGHFYVLIYLIVMVNILSPSYVHACVSYIASSQTPPPLHSVAILSSENRDTWAKCRAELIEAGNEEALDAIDTAAFNIVLDDHDVGTDPEKXYRTFLYGNGKNRYMVDKSFSILMXRDGQSALNFEHAWGDGVAVMSYFNEVAKEINEKPFIHPDSKPANIDASQHVRRLEFNLTPSLQQAIENAVQTYEANTSALQVDVLESDVFGKNSCKKHKVSPDAMMQLGFQVAYYLQNGTTVATYESCSTSAFKHGRTETVRPATLETSAFSRAVASSQPPSNAELKSIIMECSKVHGNLTKEAAMGKYIPITFIITYNPLLL, translated from the exons ATGG GTCTCACCATTGGGAAGAGGCGGTTTGTGCGACCGTTTCACACGTCTTTTGT GTGCCAGAGTGTTTCTATTAAAGATGATAGCTATCAATATATCCAAAAGCCCAAGGTTCCTACAATGCACTTTCAGAAATCTCTTCTTCGCCTCCCAATTCCAG AATTAGAGAAAACCTGTGCACGCTATCTTCGTTCACAAAAGGCAATCTTGTCACCTGAAGAATATCAGGTAACAGAGAAGGCTGTAGAACACTTCAAGACTGGGGCTGGTTTAGACTTGCAAGATCAACATGACAAG GCTAATAAACATACCAGCTATATATCAGGACCTTGGTTTGACATGTATCTGAGGGACCGTGTTCCTGTCGTACTGAACTATAACCCTTTTCTTGCCTTCTTGCCTGAAGAGAAACCTGGTTACTCTGACCCAGTCATTCGTGCTTCAAATATCCTTGTTTCATCAATGAG gttcaTGCACACACTTCGTGAGGAGGTATTGGAGCCGGTGGTATATCATCTGAATCCAGCAAAAACTGATAATCAGCAATTCCGCAATATTGTTCGCTGGATACCATCTTTGTTG gatgcttttgttttctttcttttccaggtTTTCCCTTTGGATATGTCACAATTTGGCAACCTTTTTAACTCCACACGTATTCCAGAATTTGGGAAGGATA TGAAGTGCAATCCAGATGCTCGCCATATGCTTATGATGAAGAATGGCCACTtctatgtattgatatatttgaTAGTGATG GTAAACATTCTGTCTCCAAgctatgtacatgcatgtgtatcaTACATAGCCAGTAGTCAGACCCCACCACCGTTGCACTCTGTGGCCATTCTTTCATCTGAAAATCGAGACACTTGGGCTAAGTGTAGAGCAGAACTTATAGAAGCAGGGAATGAGGAAGCCCTGGATGCAATTGATACTGCAGCTTTCAACATCGTGCTTGATGATCATGATGTCGGCACGGACCCAGAGA AGTATCGTACTTTTCTCTATGGCAATGGCAAGAACAGGTAT ATGGTTGATAAGTCATTCTCTATATTAA AACGTGATGGACAATCTGCTCTTAACTTTGAGCATGCCTGGGGTGATGGAGTAGCTGTGATGAGTTACTTTAATGAGGTagctaaagaaataaatgaaaagccGTTCATTCACCCAGATAGCAAACCAGCAAATATTGATGCCTCACAACATGTCCGCAGGTTGG AATTTAACTTGACTCCAAGTCTACAACAAGCCATTGAAAATGCAGTTCAGACATATGAAGCAAACACCAGTGCCTTGCAGGTTGATGTCTTGGAGAGTGATGTATTTGGGAAAAATTCATGCAAAAAACACAAAGTTTCTCCTGATGCAATGATGCAGTTGGGATTCCAG GTTGCGTATTACCTCCAAAATGGAACAACTGTTGCTACATATGAATCATGCAGCACTTCAGCTTTTAAACATGGTCGCACAGAAACTGTTCGGCCAGCTACTTTAGAAACTTCAGCATTTTCAAGAGCAGTGGCATCATCCCAACCTCCTAGTAATGCAGAATTGAAAAGCATCATTATGGAGTGCTCAAAAGTTCATGGAAACTTGACCAAAGAAGCAGCAATGGGTAAGTATATAcctattacatttatcattacatataaCCCTCTGTTATTATGA